In the genome of Cupriavidus taiwanensis, one region contains:
- a CDS encoding LysR family transcriptional regulator, which produces MDRFDSLQLFTRIVELGSFSHAAAALDIPRATATHAIKALETRLGVRLLERTTRQVRPTLDGQAFYERCVHLLAELDDAESSLQHVAANPRGVLRVDMHGTHATKIVLARIDEFRERYPRIDLVVSGGDRLVDLVREGVDCVIRAGTPRDSSLVARRLALMPQVVCASPAYLKAFGTPQHPDQLSRHEVVKFFSRSGTAGYPLELHVNGQLQAFSLGGWMSVNDAENYVTAALRGCGLIQVPRFHVGDALREGLLVEVLSDWPSPDLPVSALYPHHRQLSPRVRVFVDWLVALYAEAFG; this is translated from the coding sequence GTGGACCGCTTCGATTCCCTGCAACTGTTCACCCGCATCGTCGAATTGGGCAGCTTCAGCCACGCCGCCGCCGCGCTCGACATCCCGCGCGCCACCGCCACCCATGCCATCAAGGCGCTCGAGACGCGGCTCGGGGTCCGGCTGCTCGAACGCACGACGCGGCAGGTCAGGCCGACACTCGACGGCCAGGCGTTCTATGAGCGCTGCGTCCACCTGCTGGCTGAACTCGACGACGCCGAGTCGTCTCTGCAGCACGTGGCGGCGAATCCGCGCGGGGTGTTGCGTGTCGACATGCACGGGACCCACGCAACGAAGATCGTGCTGGCGCGAATCGACGAATTCCGGGAGCGGTATCCGCGCATCGATCTGGTGGTATCCGGCGGCGACCGCCTGGTGGATCTGGTAAGGGAAGGCGTCGATTGCGTCATCCGCGCGGGCACGCCGCGGGATTCTTCACTGGTGGCGCGGCGCCTGGCGCTCATGCCGCAGGTAGTGTGCGCCAGTCCCGCCTACCTGAAAGCATTCGGCACGCCGCAACATCCCGACCAGCTCTCCCGGCACGAAGTCGTGAAATTCTTCTCGCGTAGCGGCACGGCCGGCTATCCGCTGGAGCTGCACGTCAATGGGCAACTCCAGGCCTTTTCACTGGGAGGGTGGATGTCCGTCAACGATGCCGAGAACTATGTCACCGCGGCCCTGCGCGGCTGCGGGCTGATCCAGGTGCCGCGCTTCCACGTCGGCGACGCCTTGCGCGAGGGGCTACTCGTCGAGGTCCTGAGCGACTGGCCCAGCCCGGACCTGCCGGTGTCGGCACTGTATCCGCATCACAGGCAGCTGTCTCCGCGCGTGCGCGTGTTCGTCGACTGGCTGGTGGCTCTTTATGCGGAGGCGTTTGGATAG
- a CDS encoding YihY/virulence factor BrkB family protein encodes MQLLDARVRDLLRHPGRFLWRTLVQFRANQGLLLAGAVAYYALLSIVPLLILMVIALSHVIDPQLLLSTLARYLEWVVPGQSRALVPELASFLRTRATVGWVLLGTMLFFSSLAFTVLENAMSVIFVHRVAIRRRHFLISAVLPYCYIAVLSLGLLLVTVVSGGLIAIGQRHVEVLGHEWSLDRLSTTLLYLLGFLGEILMLTSIYMVMPVGRLSLRHALCGAVLAAVLWEISRHALVWYFTTLSQVGRVYGSLTTAIVVLLSLEIAATLLLLGAQVIAEFERSGWERPPASDAPTGEFHT; translated from the coding sequence ATGCAGCTTCTCGACGCCCGCGTCCGCGACCTGCTCCGTCATCCGGGGCGCTTCCTGTGGCGCACGCTGGTCCAGTTCCGCGCCAACCAGGGCCTGTTGCTGGCCGGAGCGGTGGCCTACTACGCGCTGCTGTCGATCGTGCCGTTGCTGATCCTGATGGTGATCGCGCTGTCGCATGTGATCGACCCGCAGCTGTTGCTGTCGACGCTGGCGCGTTACCTCGAGTGGGTCGTGCCCGGACAGTCCCGCGCGCTGGTGCCCGAGCTGGCGTCGTTCCTGCGCACCCGCGCCACGGTCGGCTGGGTCTTGCTCGGCACGATGCTGTTCTTCAGTTCGCTGGCGTTCACGGTGCTGGAAAACGCCATGTCGGTGATCTTCGTCCATCGCGTCGCGATCCGGCGCCGGCATTTCCTGATCTCGGCGGTGCTGCCTTACTGCTATATCGCGGTGCTGAGCCTGGGGCTGCTGCTGGTGACAGTGGTCTCTGGCGGGCTGATCGCGATCGGCCAACGGCACGTGGAAGTGCTGGGCCATGAATGGTCGCTCGACCGGCTTTCCACCACGCTGCTTTACCTGCTCGGGTTCCTCGGCGAAATCCTGATGCTGACGTCGATCTACATGGTGATGCCGGTCGGCCGGCTGTCCTTGCGGCATGCGCTGTGCGGCGCGGTGCTTGCCGCGGTACTGTGGGAGATCTCGCGCCATGCGCTGGTGTGGTACTTCACCACGCTGTCGCAGGTGGGGCGGGTCTATGGCTCGCTCACCACGGCGATCGTGGTGTTGCTGAGCCTGGAGATCGCGGCGACGCTGCTGTTGCTCGGCGCGCAGGTGATCGCGGAATTCGAGCGCAGCGGCTGGGAGCGGCCGCCTGCTTCGGACGCTCCCACCGGCGAGTTCCATACCTGA
- a CDS encoding sulfite exporter TauE/SafE family protein, which translates to MDMTLFSVGVAVFTGALVQGATGMGFALIVVPVLALAAPAMLPGALLLAMLPLNAYVAWRERHAIDMRGAGWISAGRVAGTFGGLWVLVAMPMAWLNALVGGSTIAAAVVSLLAPAFSPGRLTFASTGLITGVTETATGVGGPPLALAYQHAPVATLRATVALCFLVGEVISLVVLALGGRLGMEQVFYAAGLLPVLGVGMVASHLVHRRINQRMLRVAVLGFALVSGVVVLVRG; encoded by the coding sequence ATGGACATGACCTTGTTCAGCGTCGGCGTGGCCGTGTTTACCGGCGCGCTGGTCCAGGGCGCCACCGGCATGGGCTTTGCGCTGATCGTGGTGCCGGTGCTGGCGCTGGCCGCGCCGGCGATGCTGCCGGGCGCGCTGCTGCTGGCGATGCTGCCGCTCAACGCCTACGTGGCCTGGCGCGAGCGCCACGCCATCGATATGCGCGGGGCCGGCTGGATCAGCGCCGGACGCGTGGCCGGCACCTTCGGCGGCCTGTGGGTGCTGGTGGCGATGCCGATGGCGTGGCTCAACGCGCTGGTCGGCGGCAGCACCATTGCCGCGGCGGTGGTGTCGTTGCTGGCGCCGGCGTTCTCGCCGGGGCGGCTGACCTTTGCCTCCACCGGCCTGATCACCGGCGTCACCGAGACCGCCACCGGCGTGGGCGGCCCGCCGCTGGCACTGGCCTACCAGCACGCGCCGGTGGCGACGCTGCGCGCCACCGTGGCGCTGTGCTTCCTGGTGGGCGAGGTGATCTCGCTGGTGGTGCTGGCGCTGGGCGGCCGGCTCGGCATGGAGCAGGTGTTCTATGCCGCGGGGCTGCTGCCGGTGCTGGGCGTGGGGATGGTGGCCAGCCATCTGGTGCATCGGCGGATTAATCAAAGGATGTTGAGAGTGGCGGTGTTGGGGTTTGCGTTGGTGTCGGGGGTGGTGGTGTTGGTTAGGGGGTGA
- a CDS encoding SDR family oxidoreductase — translation MNTLTTNTTKAAIVTGGSRGIGRAVALRLAADGFAVAVGYAGHVAHARDTVAAVEAAGGRAIAIQGDVGSPDDVARLFAQTKAAFGGIDVVANCAGVMPLAPIAPGSLADFDKVIATNLRGTFLVLAQAAENVGANGRIIAVSTSVIAKSLPSYGPYIASKAGVEGLVRVLANELRGRGITVNAVAPGPVATELFLDGKSAQQVDQIARLAPLERLGTPEDIGRVVSFLAGEDGGWINGQVLRANGGFA, via the coding sequence ATGAACACCCTGACTACGAACACCACCAAAGCGGCCATTGTCACCGGCGGATCGCGCGGCATAGGCCGGGCCGTGGCCCTGCGTCTCGCGGCCGACGGCTTTGCCGTCGCGGTCGGCTATGCCGGCCATGTGGCGCACGCCCGCGACACCGTCGCGGCGGTCGAAGCGGCCGGCGGCCGGGCCATCGCGATCCAGGGCGATGTCGGAAGCCCCGATGATGTGGCCCGTCTGTTTGCGCAGACCAAGGCGGCATTCGGCGGCATCGACGTGGTCGCCAACTGCGCCGGCGTGATGCCGCTGGCACCGATCGCGCCGGGCAGCCTGGCCGACTTCGACAAGGTCATTGCGACCAACCTGCGCGGCACGTTCCTGGTGCTGGCGCAAGCGGCCGAAAACGTCGGCGCGAATGGACGGATCATTGCGGTGTCGACCAGCGTCATCGCCAAGTCATTGCCGTCCTATGGGCCGTACATTGCGTCCAAGGCCGGCGTGGAGGGGCTGGTCCGCGTACTGGCCAACGAGCTGCGCGGGCGCGGTATCACCGTCAATGCCGTGGCGCCGGGGCCGGTGGCCACCGAGCTGTTTCTCGATGGCAAGAGTGCGCAGCAGGTCGACCAGATCGCGCGGCTCGCTCCGCTCGAACGGCTCGGCACGCCCGAGGATATCGGTCGCGTCGTATCGTTCCTTGCCGGCGAGGATGGTGGCTGGATCAACGGGCAGGTGCTGCGCGCAAACGGCGGATTCGCATAA
- a CDS encoding sodium:solute symporter family protein, with protein MTTAVFLGFIVFSLYLAIRSKKGHGAQSVHDFFVASRQFGAYLVFFLAAGEIYSIGTMVGFPGGIYAKGPTYGVWFLGYILLAYPLGYFLGPKIWQAGARYNAITLPDLFKGHYGSRALELIVAGSSILFLLPWGQLQFTGLVAALKGLGWEFDPVYLVLISAALAFTYIAISGVRASAYIAILKDILMVVAIVATGVAVGWKAGVGDVFHAASLQVSNQMSDTQLRFSMSTMLFQALGFYVMPFAVQNFFTARSANTIRRTQVAMPLYMLMYPFLVLASYYAISQNLQLASPNEAFFAAAVRLLPDWLLGLVTAGAALSGLLVLAGICLAIGPIVTRNLLPGMPEQRQKQGAKMVIVVYLVLSIAMTLATPNLMLTLINTTYYGVTQFFPGVIVILFSLKVRPMAIALGILSGQGLAIALYAQQADFGGINLGLVSLAVNLLVTVVANYAPRLARVQPA; from the coding sequence ATGACCACAGCGGTATTCCTTGGCTTTATCGTCTTCTCGCTCTATCTCGCCATCCGCTCGAAGAAGGGCCACGGTGCGCAGAGCGTGCATGACTTCTTCGTCGCCTCGCGGCAGTTCGGCGCCTACCTGGTGTTTTTCCTCGCGGCCGGCGAGATCTACAGTATCGGCACCATGGTGGGCTTTCCCGGCGGCATCTATGCCAAGGGCCCGACGTATGGCGTCTGGTTCCTCGGCTACATCCTGCTGGCTTACCCGCTCGGCTATTTCCTCGGGCCGAAGATCTGGCAGGCCGGCGCGCGCTACAACGCGATCACGCTGCCGGACCTGTTCAAGGGCCACTACGGCAGCCGTGCGCTGGAACTGATCGTGGCGGGCTCTTCGATCCTGTTCCTGCTGCCCTGGGGCCAGTTGCAGTTCACCGGGCTGGTGGCGGCGCTCAAGGGGCTGGGCTGGGAGTTCGATCCCGTCTACCTGGTGCTGATCTCGGCGGCGCTGGCCTTCACCTATATCGCCATCTCCGGCGTGCGTGCGTCGGCCTACATCGCCATCCTGAAAGACATCCTGATGGTGGTGGCGATCGTCGCCACCGGCGTCGCGGTCGGCTGGAAGGCCGGCGTGGGCGATGTCTTCCATGCCGCCAGCCTGCAGGTCAGCAACCAGATGAGCGACACGCAGCTGCGCTTCTCGATGAGCACCATGCTGTTCCAGGCGCTGGGCTTCTACGTGATGCCGTTCGCGGTGCAGAACTTCTTCACAGCCAGGAGCGCCAACACCATCCGCCGCACGCAGGTGGCGATGCCGCTGTATATGCTGATGTACCCGTTCCTGGTGCTGGCGTCGTACTACGCGATCAGCCAGAACCTGCAGCTGGCCTCGCCCAATGAAGCCTTCTTCGCGGCGGCGGTGCGCTTGCTGCCGGACTGGCTGCTCGGCCTGGTGACCGCGGGCGCCGCGCTGTCGGGGCTGCTGGTGCTGGCCGGCATCTGCCTGGCGATCGGCCCGATCGTCACGCGCAACCTGCTGCCGGGCATGCCCGAGCAGCGCCAGAAGCAGGGCGCCAAGATGGTGATCGTGGTGTACCTGGTGCTGTCGATCGCGATGACGCTGGCCACGCCCAACCTGATGCTGACGCTGATCAACACCACCTACTACGGCGTGACGCAGTTCTTCCCCGGCGTCATCGTGATCCTGTTCTCGCTGAAGGTGCGGCCGATGGCGATCGCGCTCGGCATCCTGAGCGGGCAGGGGCTGGCGATCGCACTGTACGCGCAGCAGGCCGATTTCGGCGGCATCAACCTCGGCCTGGTCAGCCTTGCGGTCAACCTGCTGGTGACCGTGGTGGCGAACTACGCGCCGCGCCTGGCGCGCGTGCAGCCGGCCTGA
- a CDS encoding LysR family transcriptional regulator gives MDTQKLLHLLAIVEHGTFSEAARAVHLTQPALSRSIRALEHELKAPLFDRGARRARLTVFGELVADRARRMRLEERQLRRDLELLRGGEEGSLTIGVAPAPAALLLTPFLIHMAQAHPRIKVRTETGATSALLDALRRETIDAIVGDAYVLRAADDVDIEPLGELPAGLVCRAGHPILRKRRIDIETIRAYPVATTTLSTIVSRQLAELWGPEAAPDKLFTLHCDNLDMLRSVTLATDTLLFGVLSITRQERAAGLMAEVPMPPDPRRCGRYGIARMAARSLSPALETLYAFTREHWKELSSAPARQGARR, from the coding sequence ATGGACACCCAGAAACTTCTGCACCTGCTTGCCATCGTCGAGCACGGCACCTTCTCCGAAGCCGCACGCGCCGTGCACCTGACCCAACCGGCGCTGAGCCGCAGTATCCGCGCGCTGGAGCACGAGCTGAAGGCGCCGCTGTTCGACCGCGGCGCGCGGCGCGCGCGCCTGACAGTGTTCGGCGAACTGGTGGCCGACCGCGCGCGCCGCATGCGGCTGGAAGAACGCCAGCTGCGCCGCGACCTGGAGCTGCTGCGCGGGGGCGAGGAAGGCTCGCTGACGATCGGCGTGGCGCCCGCGCCTGCCGCGCTGCTGCTGACGCCGTTCCTGATCCACATGGCGCAGGCGCACCCGCGCATCAAGGTGCGCACCGAGACCGGCGCCACCAGCGCTCTGCTCGACGCGTTGCGGCGCGAAACCATCGACGCGATCGTCGGCGACGCCTACGTGCTGCGCGCCGCCGACGATGTCGACATTGAACCGCTGGGCGAGCTGCCCGCCGGGCTGGTGTGCCGCGCCGGCCATCCGATCCTGCGCAAGCGCCGCATCGATATCGAGACGATCCGCGCCTACCCGGTGGCGACCACCACGCTCAGCACCATCGTCAGCCGCCAGCTGGCCGAGCTATGGGGCCCCGAGGCCGCACCCGACAAGCTCTTCACCCTGCACTGCGACAACCTCGACATGCTGCGCAGCGTGACGCTGGCCACCGACACCCTGCTGTTCGGCGTGTTGTCCATCACCCGGCAGGAACGAGCCGCGGGGCTGATGGCGGAAGTGCCGATGCCACCCGACCCGCGCCGGTGCGGCCGCTACGGCATCGCGCGCATGGCCGCGCGCTCGCTGTCGCCGGCGCTCGAGACGCTCTACGCCTTCACGCGCGAGCACTGGAAGGAATTGTCGTCGGCGCCGGCCAGGCAGGGCGCTCGCCGCTGA
- a CDS encoding LacI family DNA-binding transcriptional regulator, producing the protein MTDSTPDRPRRLTIHDVARAAGVSLTTVSHALNDRGVLDPATRARVKRIAAELGYRPSVRAQRLQSGRANCIALLSSMPFAVAGGTSRLGFMMEVAAIAAEAAMGRGLGVVLVPPLEGAGGLLDTLDIDGAIVIEPIAGDPHIARLRERGVSIVSIGREPLTETPVPCVDLQSAATARLLLEHLHGHGRRRIGLMIGAAPRQSYVETERAYREFTQALGLPCHVVKAAEEHGEAAGAEACAQLLAQMPGLDALCAPVDAFAVGAMAHLQGLGKRVPDDVLVVTRYDGIRARSAQPPLTAVNLHLERVASLAVELLFAHLSGERGRTVIAGPKPELVVRASSMPGA; encoded by the coding sequence ATGACCGATTCCACGCCCGACCGCCCCCGCCGCCTCACCATCCACGACGTCGCCCGCGCCGCCGGCGTGTCGCTGACCACGGTCTCGCACGCGCTGAACGACCGCGGCGTGCTGGACCCGGCCACGCGCGCGCGCGTCAAGCGCATCGCGGCGGAGCTGGGCTACCGGCCCAGCGTGCGGGCGCAGCGGCTGCAGTCGGGCCGCGCCAACTGCATCGCGCTGCTGTCGTCGATGCCGTTCGCGGTGGCGGGCGGCACCTCGCGGCTGGGCTTCATGATGGAGGTGGCGGCGATCGCCGCCGAGGCGGCCATGGGGCGCGGCCTGGGCGTGGTGCTGGTGCCGCCGCTCGAAGGCGCCGGCGGGCTGCTCGACACGCTCGATATCGACGGTGCCATCGTGATCGAGCCGATTGCCGGCGATCCGCATATCGCGCGGCTGCGCGAGCGCGGCGTCAGCATCGTCTCGATCGGGCGCGAGCCGCTGACCGAGACCCCGGTGCCCTGCGTCGACCTGCAGTCCGCCGCGACCGCGCGCCTGCTGCTGGAACACCTGCACGGCCATGGGCGGCGCCGGATCGGCCTGATGATCGGCGCGGCGCCGCGGCAGTCGTATGTGGAAACGGAACGCGCCTACCGCGAGTTCACGCAGGCGCTGGGGCTGCCCTGCCATGTCGTCAAGGCGGCCGAGGAACATGGCGAAGCCGCGGGCGCCGAGGCCTGCGCGCAACTGCTGGCGCAGATGCCGGGCCTGGATGCGCTGTGCGCGCCGGTGGACGCCTTCGCGGTCGGCGCCATGGCGCACCTGCAAGGGCTGGGCAAGCGCGTGCCCGACGATGTGCTGGTGGTGACCCGCTACGACGGCATCCGCGCGCGCAGCGCGCAGCCGCCGCTGACCGCGGTCAACCTGCACCTGGAACGGGTCGCGTCGCTGGCGGTGGAACTGCTGTTCGCGCACCTGTCGGGCGAGCGCGGCCGCACGGTCATCGCCGGACCCAAGCCCGAACTGGTGGTGAGAGCGTCGTCGATGCCGGGGGCTTGA
- a CDS encoding amidohydrolase has product MTHNDTARTQVFVARKILTMEAARPEATHVAVRNGQILAVGGAAEMAPWPDAVVVDTFRDKVLMPGMVEGHCHLMEGAMWDAVYVGYFDRRDPDGRLWRGLRTLDEVIGRLADAASKLKDPDTPLLAWGFDPIYFGTARLSVRELDRVSATRPVVVMHASVHLMNVNSPMLARAGIDEDTDIDGVHKDAGGKPTGELQEFAAMFPVQRVIGRGLSLAAAEDAEAVRRFGRVAQLAGVTTATDLVNDLSARGLETLRAVTSDDGFPLRIVPAFAPQRDAQGGPARVQQAVAAGSDKLHFGPVKFIVDGSIQGFTARLRAPGYAGGQPNGLWLIPPEQLLDAFTPFHLAGLPLHIHTNGDEATEVVLDTLEALLARHPRADHRHTLQHCQLADAAQLARAKRLGLCINFFANHLYYWGDAHATQTVGPARAARMNPAGTARRLGIPFAIHSDAPITPLNPLFTAWCAVQRQSASGRDMGEAERLTVADALHAVTMGAAYTLGLDHRIGSIAPGKLADFAVLEDDPASVDPARLKDVRVWGTVLGGRVFEAPAL; this is encoded by the coding sequence ATGACCCATAACGACACGGCGCGCACGCAGGTATTCGTGGCGCGCAAGATCCTCACGATGGAAGCGGCGCGGCCGGAAGCAACCCATGTCGCGGTACGCAATGGCCAGATCCTTGCGGTCGGCGGCGCTGCGGAAATGGCGCCATGGCCCGACGCGGTGGTGGTCGACACCTTCCGCGACAAGGTGCTGATGCCCGGCATGGTCGAAGGCCACTGCCACCTGATGGAAGGCGCGATGTGGGACGCGGTCTACGTCGGCTACTTCGACCGCCGCGACCCCGATGGCAGGCTTTGGCGCGGGCTGCGCACGCTGGACGAAGTCATCGGGCGCCTTGCGGACGCGGCCAGCAAGTTGAAAGACCCCGACACGCCGCTGCTGGCGTGGGGTTTCGACCCGATCTACTTCGGCACCGCGCGGCTGTCGGTGCGCGAGCTGGATCGCGTATCGGCGACGCGGCCGGTGGTGGTGATGCATGCCAGCGTGCATCTGATGAACGTCAATTCGCCGATGCTGGCGCGGGCCGGCATCGATGAAGACACCGACATCGACGGCGTGCACAAGGATGCGGGCGGCAAGCCCACCGGCGAGCTGCAGGAGTTCGCGGCGATGTTCCCGGTGCAGCGCGTAATCGGCCGAGGCCTGTCACTGGCTGCGGCGGAGGACGCGGAGGCGGTGCGCCGCTTCGGGCGCGTGGCACAGCTGGCGGGCGTGACCACCGCTACGGACCTGGTCAACGACTTGTCGGCCAGGGGCCTGGAAACACTGCGCGCGGTGACGTCGGATGACGGCTTCCCGCTGCGCATCGTGCCCGCCTTCGCGCCGCAGCGCGACGCACAGGGCGGGCCCGCACGCGTACAGCAGGCCGTCGCCGCTGGTTCCGACAAGCTCCACTTCGGTCCGGTCAAGTTCATCGTCGACGGCTCGATCCAGGGCTTTACCGCGCGGCTGCGCGCACCCGGCTACGCCGGCGGCCAGCCCAACGGCTTGTGGCTGATCCCGCCCGAGCAACTGCTGGACGCGTTCACGCCGTTCCACCTGGCCGGCCTGCCACTGCATATCCACACCAACGGCGACGAAGCCACCGAGGTCGTGCTCGATACGCTGGAAGCGCTGCTGGCGCGCCATCCACGTGCCGACCATCGCCACACCTTGCAGCACTGCCAGCTGGCCGATGCGGCGCAGCTGGCGCGGGCGAAGCGCCTCGGGCTGTGCATCAACTTCTTCGCCAACCACCTCTACTACTGGGGCGATGCCCATGCCACGCAGACCGTGGGCCCGGCACGTGCCGCGCGCATGAACCCGGCAGGCACCGCGCGGCGCCTCGGCATCCCGTTCGCGATCCATTCCGATGCGCCGATCACGCCGCTGAACCCGCTCTTCACCGCCTGGTGCGCGGTGCAGCGCCAGAGCGCGTCGGGCCGCGACATGGGCGAAGCCGAGCGGCTGACGGTGGCCGACGCCCTCCACGCGGTCACGATGGGCGCGGCTTACACGCTTGGGCTCGACCATCGCATCGGCAGCATCGCGCCCGGGAAGCTGGCCGACTTTGCCGTGCTGGAGGACGATCCCGCCAGCGTGGATCCGGCGCGGCTCAAGGACGTGCGGGTGTGGGGCACGGTGCTGGGCGGCCGCGTGTTCGAGGCGCCTGCGCTATGA
- a CDS encoding CobW family GTP-binding protein: MSARLPIPLVVVGGYLGAGKTTLLNRLLANAQGLRIAALVNDFGEINIDAALIRTRSDDVIQLENGCVCCSIGGRLAEAMLAIADRDARPDLLVIEASGVSDPQRIAQIGLLDPAFRLNAVLVAVDAAAVHDSLGDPLVGEMVRQQIAGASVVALTKTDLCAAGGAAATTRTVGTLAPRATVLEACDGALPLSVFIDAAMPTPAGTGVLQSHAGWHRPALHAGIRSIAYRTGRAFDKARLRQALLKLPVRLLRAKGLVRLAADPRLHEVHVVGGRMRMRSMPHGEAGEFGGFGEFSDSALVFIGAFDAAEADAISASMESALA, translated from the coding sequence ATGAGCGCCCGGCTTCCGATTCCGCTGGTTGTCGTCGGCGGCTACCTGGGCGCGGGCAAGACCACGCTGCTGAACCGGTTGCTGGCCAATGCGCAAGGGCTGCGCATTGCGGCGCTGGTGAATGACTTCGGCGAGATCAATATCGACGCCGCGCTGATCCGCACGCGCAGCGACGATGTGATCCAGCTGGAAAATGGTTGCGTGTGCTGTTCCATCGGTGGCCGGCTGGCCGAGGCCATGCTGGCAATCGCCGACCGCGACGCGCGGCCCGATCTGCTGGTGATCGAGGCCAGCGGCGTGTCGGACCCGCAGCGCATCGCGCAGATCGGCCTGCTCGATCCGGCGTTCCGGCTCAACGCGGTGCTGGTGGCGGTGGATGCCGCGGCCGTGCACGACAGCCTGGGCGACCCGCTGGTCGGCGAGATGGTGCGGCAGCAGATCGCGGGAGCATCGGTGGTGGCGCTGACCAAGACCGACCTGTGCGCTGCCGGTGGCGCTGCGGCAACGACCAGGACCGTCGGTACGCTTGCGCCGCGCGCCACGGTGCTGGAAGCGTGCGATGGCGCGCTGCCTTTGTCAGTCTTTATCGACGCAGCCATGCCGACACCGGCCGGCACCGGCGTGCTGCAGTCGCATGCCGGCTGGCACCGGCCTGCGCTACATGCCGGCATCCGCAGCATCGCCTACCGGACCGGCCGCGCCTTCGACAAGGCGCGGCTGCGACAGGCACTGTTGAAGCTGCCCGTGCGGCTGCTGCGCGCGAAGGGCCTGGTCAGGCTGGCGGCCGATCCGCGGCTGCACGAGGTACACGTGGTCGGGGGCAGGATGCGGATGCGGTCCATGCCGCACGGCGAAGCCGGTGAATTCGGTGGATTCGGCGAATTCAGCGACTCCGCGCTGGTCTTCATCGGTGCCTTCGATGCCGCGGAAGCGGATGCCATTTCCGCGAGCATGGAGTCTGCACTGGCCTGA
- a CDS encoding DUF3311 domain-containing protein, translating to MFKLFIGLGLPYIGVIGLLPWVATVERFVLGVPFIYAWIFAWFVLTSGCMLACWLLYDRHAADAAHEA from the coding sequence ATGTTCAAGCTGTTTATCGGCCTCGGCCTGCCATACATCGGCGTCATCGGGCTGCTGCCCTGGGTGGCGACCGTCGAGCGCTTCGTGCTCGGCGTGCCCTTTATCTACGCCTGGATCTTTGCCTGGTTCGTCCTGACGTCGGGCTGCATGCTGGCGTGCTGGCTGCTGTACGACCGCCATGCCGCCGACGCGGCGCATGAAGCGTGA